The following coding sequences lie in one Paramisgurnus dabryanus chromosome 16, PD_genome_1.1, whole genome shotgun sequence genomic window:
- the LOC135749352 gene encoding UDP-N-acetylglucosamine--peptide N-acetylglucosaminyltransferase 110 kDa subunit isoform X9, with translation MASSVGNVADSTGLAELAHREYQSGDFEAAERHCMQLWRQEPDNTGVLLLLSSIHFQCRRLDRSAHFSTLAIKQNPMLAEAYSNLGNVYKERGQLQEAIEHYRHALHLKPDFIDGYINLAAALVAAGDMEGAVQAYVSALQYNPDLYCVRSDLGNLLKALGRLEEAKACYLKAIETQPNFAVAWSNLGCVFNAQGEIWLAIHHFEKAVTLDPNFLDAYINLGNVLKEARIFDRAVAGYLRALSLSPNHAVVHGNLACVYYEQGLIDLAIDTYRRAIELQPHFPDAYCNLANALKEKGNVSEAEECYNTALRLCPTHADSLNNLANIKREQGNIEEAVQLYRKALEVFPEFAAAHSNLASVLQQQGKLQEALMHYKEAIRISPTFADAYSNMGNTLKEMQDVQGALQCYTRAIQINPAFADAHSNLASIHKDSGNIPEAIASYRTALKLKPDFPDAYCNLAHCLQIVCDWTDYDERMKKLVTIVADQLEKNRLPSVHPHHSMLYPLSHGFRKAIAERHGNLCLDKINALHKPPYEYPKDLKASAGRIRVGYVSSDFGNHPTSHLMQSIPGMHNSEKFEVFCYALSPDDSTNFRVKVMAETHHFIDLSQIPCNGKAADRIHQDGVHILVNMNGYTKGARNELFALRPAPIQAMWLGYPGTSGAPFMDYIISDKETSPIEVAEQYSEKLAYMPNTFFIGDHANMFPHLKKKAVIDFKSNGHIFDNRIVLNGIDLKAFLESLPDVKVVKMECDGQEVPDSNGALSMPVIPMNTAAEAIINMINQGQIQVTINGFTVSNGLATTQINNKAATGEEVPRTIVVTTRSQYGLPEDSIVYCNFNQLYKIDPPTLQMWANILKRVPNSVLWLLRFPAVGEPNIQQYAQNLGLPASRIIFSPVAPKEEHVRRGQLADVCLDTPLCNGHTTGMDVLWAGTPMVTMPGETLASRVAASQLTCLGCPELIAPSRQEYEEVAVKLGTDMEYLKKIRSRVWKQRICSPLFNTKQYTIELERLYLQMWEHHAAGGKPDHLVKVHSLETSEST, from the exons ATGGCGAGCTCGGTGGGGAACGTGGCTGATAGCACAG GGTTGGCCGAACTGGCGCATCGGGAATATCAGTCAGGAGACTTTGAGGCGGCCGAGCGTCACTGTATGCAGCTCTGGAGGCAGGAACCAGATAACACTGGTGTCCTGCTCCTTCTGTCTTCTATTCACTTCCAGTGTCGCAGGCTTGACAG GTCGGCCCATTTCAGCACTTTGGCCATCAAGCAGAATCCAATGCTGGCTGAGGCCTACTCCAACCTGGGCAATGTCTACAAGGAACGAGGTCAACTCCAGGAGGCGATCGAGCACTATCGTCACGCACTGCATCTCAAACCGGACTTCATCGATGGGTACATAAATCTGGCAGCTGCGCTGGTGGCGGCCGGGGACATGGAGGGAGCGGTGCAAGCATATGTATCTGCTCTTCAATATAATCCG GATCTGTATTGTGTACGGAGTGACTTGGGTAACCTCCTAAAAGCGCTTGGGCGCCTTGAAGAAGCAAAG GCTTGTTACCTGAAAGCAATTGAGACTCAACCGAACTTCGCCGTGGCTTGGAGTAACCTGGGCTGTGTGTTCAACGCTCAGGGAGAGATCTGGCTGGCCATACATCATTTTGAAAAG GCAGTGACCCTGGATCCAAACTTTCTGGATGCTTACATTAACTTGGGTAATGTTTTGAAAGAGGCTCGAATCTTTGACAG AGCTGTTGCCGGCTATCTCCGTGCGCTCAGTCTGAGCCCTAACCATGCTGTTGTGCATGGGAACTTGGCCTGCGTGTACTATGAGCAGGGTTTGATTGATTTGGCCATCGACACCTACCGTCGTGCCATTGAGCTGCAGCCGCACTTTCCTGATGCTTACTGCAATCTCGCCAATGCCCTGAAGGAGAAGGGCAAT GTTTCTGAAGCTGAAGAATGCTACAACACAGCTCTGCGTCTGTGTCCAACCCACGCCGATTCACTTAACAATCTGGCCAACATCAAGCGTGAGCAGGGCAACATTGAGGAGGCTGTGCAGCTTTACAGGAAAGCTCTGGAG GTGTTCCCAGAATTCGCTGCTGCCCATTCGAACCTTGCCAGTGTACTGCAACAGCAGGGGAAACTCCAGGAAGCTCTCATGCATTATAAGGAGGCCATCAG AATTAGCCCCACATTTGCCGATGCATATTCCAATATGGGCAACACTCTTAAAGAGATGCAGGATGTTCAAGGCGCCCTGCAGTGTTACACCCGTGCCATTCAGATCAATCCTGCATTTGCAGATGCTCACAGTAACTTGGCTTCCATTCACAAG GATTCTGGAAACATACCAGAAGCGATTGCATCTTACCGCACCGCCTTGAAGCTCAAACCTGACTTCCCCGATGCTTACTGTAACCTGGCTCACTGTCTACAG ATTGTGTGTGACTGGACTGACTATGACGAGCGTATGAAGAAGCTTGTGACCATTGTGGCCGATCAGCTGGAGAAGAACCGCCTGCCGTCTGTGCACCCGCATCACAGCATGCTGTACCCCCTCTCTCACGGTTTCCGCAAGGCGATTGCAGAGAGACACGGCAACCTCTGTCTGGATAAG ATCAATGCTCTACATAAACCTCCCTATGAGTATCCTAAAGACCTGAAGGCCAGCGCGGGTCGTATCCGGGTGGGCTACGTTAGTTCAGATTTTGGAAACCATCCCACTTCACACCTGATGCAGTCCATCCCTGGCATGCACAACTCTGAGAAGTTCGAG GTCTTCTGTTACGCTCTCAGCCCTGATGACAGCACGAACTTCAGAGTCAAAGTTATGGCGGAGACTCATCACTTCATTGACCTCTCACAG ATTCCCTGTAATGGAAAAGCAGCTGACAGGATACACCAAGATGGAGTCCACATTCTGGTCAACATGAATGGTTATACTAAGGGAGCACGCAATGAACTGTTTGCACTGCGCCCAGCACCAATACAG GCTATGTGGCTCGGCTACCCTGGGACCAGCGGAGCTCCGTTTATGGACTACATCATCAGCGATAAGGAGACGTCTCCTATTGAGGTCGCTGAGCAGTACTCTGAGAAACTGGCCTACATGCCTAACACTTTCTTCATTGGAGATCACGCTAACATGTTCCCTCATCTCAAG AAAAAGGCAGTTATTGACTTCAAGTCAAATGGACACATTTTTGACAATCGTATTGTGCTGAATGGCATTGATCTGAAAGCCTTCCTGGAAAGTCTGCCAGATGTCAAAGTTGTGAAG ATGGAGTGTGACGGCCAGGAGGTGCCTGATAGTAATGGTGCCCTCTCCATGCCTGTCATCCCTATGAACACAGCTGCTGAGGCCATCATTAACATGATCAACCAAGGCCAGATCCAAGTGACCATCAATGGGTTTACTGTCAGCAATGGCCTAGCCACAACTCAG ATTAACAACAAGGCAGCAACCGGAGAGGAGGTTCCCAGAACAATCGTGGTGACTACCCGCTCACAGTACGGCCTTCCTGAAGATTCCATTGTCTATTGCAACTTTAACCAGCTCTATAAGATTGACCCTCCCACACTGCAGATGTGGGCCAAT ATCCTGAAGCGTGTGCCCAACAGTGTGCTGTGGCTCCTGCGTTTCCCAGCGGTTGGTGAGCCCAACATCCAGCAGTACGCTCAGAATCTTGGTCTGCCTGCCTCTCGTATCATCTTCTCTCCTGTGGCACCCAAAGAGGAGCATGTGAGGCGTGGACAGTTAGCAGATGTGTGTCTGGACACCCCACTCTGTAACGGACACACAACAGGCATGGATGTGCTGTGGGCCGGTACCCCAATGGTCACCATGCCAG GAGAGACACTGGCGTCTCGTGTAGCGGCCTCTCAGCTGACCTGTCTTGGCTGCCCTGAACTCATCGCTCCGAGTCGTCAGGAGTATGAAGAGGTTGCTGTCAAGCTCGGCACAGATATGGAATA CCTGAAGAAAATCCGCTCTCGTGTGTGGAAGCAACGGATCTGCAGTCCACTCTTCAACACCAAACAGTACACCATTGAACTGGAGAGGCTGTACCTGCAGATGTGGGAGCACCATGCAGCCGGAGGCAAACCTGACCATCTAGTCAAAGTGCATTCTCTGGAGACCAGTGAGAGCACCTAA
- the LOC135749352 gene encoding UDP-N-acetylglucosamine--peptide N-acetylglucosaminyltransferase 110 kDa subunit isoform X4 → MASSVGNVADSTEPTKRILSFQGLAELAHREYQSGDFEAAERHCMQLWRQEPDNTGVLLLLSSIHFQCRRLDRSAHFSTLAIKQNPMLAEAYSNLGNVYKERGQLQEAIEHYRHALHLKPDFIDGYINLAAALVAAGDMEGAVQAYVSALQYNPDLYCVRSDLGNLLKALGRLEEAKACYLKAIETQPNFAVAWSNLGCVFNAQGEIWLAIHHFEKAVTLDPNFLDAYINLGNVLKEARIFDRAVAGYLRALSLSPNHAVVHGNLACVYYEQGLIDLAIDTYRRAIELQPHFPDAYCNLANALKEKGNVRTSVSEAEECYNTALRLCPTHADSLNNLANIKREQGNIEEAVQLYRKALEVFPEFAAAHSNLASVLQQQGKLQEALMHYKEAIRISPTFADAYSNMGNTLKEMQDVQGALQCYTRAIQINPAFADAHSNLASIHKDSGNIPEAIASYRTALKLKPDFPDAYCNLAHCLQIVCDWTDYDERMKKLVTIVADQLEKNRLPSVHPHHSMLYPLSHGFRKAIAERHGNLCLDKINALHKPPYEYPKDLKASAGRIRVGYVSSDFGNHPTSHLMQSIPGMHNSEKFEVFCYALSPDDSTNFRVKVMAETHHFIDLSQIPCNGKAADRIHQDGVHILVNMNGYTKGARNELFALRPAPIQAMWLGYPGTSGAPFMDYIISDKETSPIEVAEQYSEKLAYMPNTFFIGDHANMFPHLKKKAVIDFKSNGHIFDNRIVLNGIDLKAFLESLPDVKVVKMECDGQEVPDSNGALSMPVIPMNTAAEAIINMINQGQIQVTINGFTVSNGLATTQIFTAEEVVVSGTVALQINNKAATGEEVPRTIVVTTRSQYGLPEDSIVYCNFNQLYKIDPPTLQMWANILKRVPNSVLWLLRFPAVGEPNIQQYAQNLGLPASRIIFSPVAPKEEHVRRGQLADVCLDTPLCNGHTTGMDVLWAGTPMVTMPGETLASRVAASQLTCLGCPELIAPSRQEYEEVAVKLGTDMEYLKKIRSRVWKQRICSPLFNTKQYTIELERLYLQMWEHHAAGGKPDHLVKVHSLETSEST, encoded by the exons ATGGCGAGCTCGGTGGGGAACGTGGCTGATAGCACAG AACCAACCAAACGTATTCTTTCCTTCCAAGGGTTGGCCGAACTGGCGCATCGGGAATATCAGTCAGGAGACTTTGAGGCGGCCGAGCGTCACTGTATGCAGCTCTGGAGGCAGGAACCAGATAACACTGGTGTCCTGCTCCTTCTGTCTTCTATTCACTTCCAGTGTCGCAGGCTTGACAG GTCGGCCCATTTCAGCACTTTGGCCATCAAGCAGAATCCAATGCTGGCTGAGGCCTACTCCAACCTGGGCAATGTCTACAAGGAACGAGGTCAACTCCAGGAGGCGATCGAGCACTATCGTCACGCACTGCATCTCAAACCGGACTTCATCGATGGGTACATAAATCTGGCAGCTGCGCTGGTGGCGGCCGGGGACATGGAGGGAGCGGTGCAAGCATATGTATCTGCTCTTCAATATAATCCG GATCTGTATTGTGTACGGAGTGACTTGGGTAACCTCCTAAAAGCGCTTGGGCGCCTTGAAGAAGCAAAG GCTTGTTACCTGAAAGCAATTGAGACTCAACCGAACTTCGCCGTGGCTTGGAGTAACCTGGGCTGTGTGTTCAACGCTCAGGGAGAGATCTGGCTGGCCATACATCATTTTGAAAAG GCAGTGACCCTGGATCCAAACTTTCTGGATGCTTACATTAACTTGGGTAATGTTTTGAAAGAGGCTCGAATCTTTGACAG AGCTGTTGCCGGCTATCTCCGTGCGCTCAGTCTGAGCCCTAACCATGCTGTTGTGCATGGGAACTTGGCCTGCGTGTACTATGAGCAGGGTTTGATTGATTTGGCCATCGACACCTACCGTCGTGCCATTGAGCTGCAGCCGCACTTTCCTGATGCTTACTGCAATCTCGCCAATGCCCTGAAGGAGAAGGGCAATGTAAGAACCTCT GTTTCTGAAGCTGAAGAATGCTACAACACAGCTCTGCGTCTGTGTCCAACCCACGCCGATTCACTTAACAATCTGGCCAACATCAAGCGTGAGCAGGGCAACATTGAGGAGGCTGTGCAGCTTTACAGGAAAGCTCTGGAG GTGTTCCCAGAATTCGCTGCTGCCCATTCGAACCTTGCCAGTGTACTGCAACAGCAGGGGAAACTCCAGGAAGCTCTCATGCATTATAAGGAGGCCATCAG AATTAGCCCCACATTTGCCGATGCATATTCCAATATGGGCAACACTCTTAAAGAGATGCAGGATGTTCAAGGCGCCCTGCAGTGTTACACCCGTGCCATTCAGATCAATCCTGCATTTGCAGATGCTCACAGTAACTTGGCTTCCATTCACAAG GATTCTGGAAACATACCAGAAGCGATTGCATCTTACCGCACCGCCTTGAAGCTCAAACCTGACTTCCCCGATGCTTACTGTAACCTGGCTCACTGTCTACAG ATTGTGTGTGACTGGACTGACTATGACGAGCGTATGAAGAAGCTTGTGACCATTGTGGCCGATCAGCTGGAGAAGAACCGCCTGCCGTCTGTGCACCCGCATCACAGCATGCTGTACCCCCTCTCTCACGGTTTCCGCAAGGCGATTGCAGAGAGACACGGCAACCTCTGTCTGGATAAG ATCAATGCTCTACATAAACCTCCCTATGAGTATCCTAAAGACCTGAAGGCCAGCGCGGGTCGTATCCGGGTGGGCTACGTTAGTTCAGATTTTGGAAACCATCCCACTTCACACCTGATGCAGTCCATCCCTGGCATGCACAACTCTGAGAAGTTCGAG GTCTTCTGTTACGCTCTCAGCCCTGATGACAGCACGAACTTCAGAGTCAAAGTTATGGCGGAGACTCATCACTTCATTGACCTCTCACAG ATTCCCTGTAATGGAAAAGCAGCTGACAGGATACACCAAGATGGAGTCCACATTCTGGTCAACATGAATGGTTATACTAAGGGAGCACGCAATGAACTGTTTGCACTGCGCCCAGCACCAATACAG GCTATGTGGCTCGGCTACCCTGGGACCAGCGGAGCTCCGTTTATGGACTACATCATCAGCGATAAGGAGACGTCTCCTATTGAGGTCGCTGAGCAGTACTCTGAGAAACTGGCCTACATGCCTAACACTTTCTTCATTGGAGATCACGCTAACATGTTCCCTCATCTCAAG AAAAAGGCAGTTATTGACTTCAAGTCAAATGGACACATTTTTGACAATCGTATTGTGCTGAATGGCATTGATCTGAAAGCCTTCCTGGAAAGTCTGCCAGATGTCAAAGTTGTGAAG ATGGAGTGTGACGGCCAGGAGGTGCCTGATAGTAATGGTGCCCTCTCCATGCCTGTCATCCCTATGAACACAGCTGCTGAGGCCATCATTAACATGATCAACCAAGGCCAGATCCAAGTGACCATCAATGGGTTTACTGTCAGCAATGGCCTAGCCACAACTCAG ataTTTACAGCGGAGGAGGTTGTAGTATCTGGGACTGTAGCATTGCAG ATTAACAACAAGGCAGCAACCGGAGAGGAGGTTCCCAGAACAATCGTGGTGACTACCCGCTCACAGTACGGCCTTCCTGAAGATTCCATTGTCTATTGCAACTTTAACCAGCTCTATAAGATTGACCCTCCCACACTGCAGATGTGGGCCAAT ATCCTGAAGCGTGTGCCCAACAGTGTGCTGTGGCTCCTGCGTTTCCCAGCGGTTGGTGAGCCCAACATCCAGCAGTACGCTCAGAATCTTGGTCTGCCTGCCTCTCGTATCATCTTCTCTCCTGTGGCACCCAAAGAGGAGCATGTGAGGCGTGGACAGTTAGCAGATGTGTGTCTGGACACCCCACTCTGTAACGGACACACAACAGGCATGGATGTGCTGTGGGCCGGTACCCCAATGGTCACCATGCCAG GAGAGACACTGGCGTCTCGTGTAGCGGCCTCTCAGCTGACCTGTCTTGGCTGCCCTGAACTCATCGCTCCGAGTCGTCAGGAGTATGAAGAGGTTGCTGTCAAGCTCGGCACAGATATGGAATA CCTGAAGAAAATCCGCTCTCGTGTGTGGAAGCAACGGATCTGCAGTCCACTCTTCAACACCAAACAGTACACCATTGAACTGGAGAGGCTGTACCTGCAGATGTGGGAGCACCATGCAGCCGGAGGCAAACCTGACCATCTAGTCAAAGTGCATTCTCTGGAGACCAGTGAGAGCACCTAA
- the LOC135749352 gene encoding UDP-N-acetylglucosamine--peptide N-acetylglucosaminyltransferase 110 kDa subunit isoform X10 → MASSVGNVADSTEPTKRILSFQGLAELAHREYQSGDFEAAERHCMQLWRQEPDNTGVLLLLSSIHFQCRRLDRSAHFSTLAIKQNPMLAEAYSNLGNVYKERGQLQEAIEHYRHALHLKPDFIDGYINLAAALVAAGDMEGAVQAYVSALQYNPDLYCVRSDLGNLLKALGRLEEAKACYLKAIETQPNFAVAWSNLGCVFNAQGEIWLAIHHFEKAVTLDPNFLDAYINLGNVLKEARIFDRAVAGYLRALSLSPNHAVVHGNLACVYYEQGLIDLAIDTYRRAIELQPHFPDAYCNLANALKEKGNVRTSVSEAEECYNTALRLCPTHADSLNNLANIKREQGNIEEAVQLYRKALEVFPEFAAAHSNLASVLQQQGKLQEALMHYKEAIRISPTFADAYSNMGNTLKEMQDVQGALQCYTRAIQINPAFADAHSNLASIHKDSGNIPEAIASYRTALKLKPDFPDAYCNLAHCLQIVCDWTDYDERMKKLVTIVADQLEKNRLPSVHPHHSMLYPLSHGFRKAIAERHGNLCLDKINALHKPPYEYPKDLKASAGRIRVGYVSSDFGNHPTSHLMQSIPGMHNSEKFEVFCYALSPDDSTNFRVKVMAETHHFIDLSQIPCNGKAADRIHQDGVHILVNMNGYTKGARNELFALRPAPIQAMWLGYPGTSGAPFMDYIISDKETSPIEVAEQYSEKLAYMPNTFFIGDHANMFPHLKKKAVIDFKSNGHIFDNRIVLNGIDLKAFLESLPDVKVVKMECDGQEVPDSNGALSMPVIPMNTAAEAIINMINQGQIQVTINGFTVSNGLATTQINNKAATGEEVPRTIVVTTRSQYGLPEDSIVYCNFNQLYKIDPPTLQMWANILKRVPNSVLWLLRFPAVGEPNIQQYAQNLGLPASRIIFSPVAPKEEHVRRGQLADVCLDTPLCNGHTTGMDVLWAGTPMVTMPGETLASRVAASQLTCLGCPELIAPSRQEYEEVAVKLGTDMEYLKKIRSRVWKQRICSPLFNTKQYTIELERLYLQMWEHHAAGGKPDHLVKVHSLETSEST, encoded by the exons ATGGCGAGCTCGGTGGGGAACGTGGCTGATAGCACAG AACCAACCAAACGTATTCTTTCCTTCCAAGGGTTGGCCGAACTGGCGCATCGGGAATATCAGTCAGGAGACTTTGAGGCGGCCGAGCGTCACTGTATGCAGCTCTGGAGGCAGGAACCAGATAACACTGGTGTCCTGCTCCTTCTGTCTTCTATTCACTTCCAGTGTCGCAGGCTTGACAG GTCGGCCCATTTCAGCACTTTGGCCATCAAGCAGAATCCAATGCTGGCTGAGGCCTACTCCAACCTGGGCAATGTCTACAAGGAACGAGGTCAACTCCAGGAGGCGATCGAGCACTATCGTCACGCACTGCATCTCAAACCGGACTTCATCGATGGGTACATAAATCTGGCAGCTGCGCTGGTGGCGGCCGGGGACATGGAGGGAGCGGTGCAAGCATATGTATCTGCTCTTCAATATAATCCG GATCTGTATTGTGTACGGAGTGACTTGGGTAACCTCCTAAAAGCGCTTGGGCGCCTTGAAGAAGCAAAG GCTTGTTACCTGAAAGCAATTGAGACTCAACCGAACTTCGCCGTGGCTTGGAGTAACCTGGGCTGTGTGTTCAACGCTCAGGGAGAGATCTGGCTGGCCATACATCATTTTGAAAAG GCAGTGACCCTGGATCCAAACTTTCTGGATGCTTACATTAACTTGGGTAATGTTTTGAAAGAGGCTCGAATCTTTGACAG AGCTGTTGCCGGCTATCTCCGTGCGCTCAGTCTGAGCCCTAACCATGCTGTTGTGCATGGGAACTTGGCCTGCGTGTACTATGAGCAGGGTTTGATTGATTTGGCCATCGACACCTACCGTCGTGCCATTGAGCTGCAGCCGCACTTTCCTGATGCTTACTGCAATCTCGCCAATGCCCTGAAGGAGAAGGGCAATGTAAGAACCTCT GTTTCTGAAGCTGAAGAATGCTACAACACAGCTCTGCGTCTGTGTCCAACCCACGCCGATTCACTTAACAATCTGGCCAACATCAAGCGTGAGCAGGGCAACATTGAGGAGGCTGTGCAGCTTTACAGGAAAGCTCTGGAG GTGTTCCCAGAATTCGCTGCTGCCCATTCGAACCTTGCCAGTGTACTGCAACAGCAGGGGAAACTCCAGGAAGCTCTCATGCATTATAAGGAGGCCATCAG AATTAGCCCCACATTTGCCGATGCATATTCCAATATGGGCAACACTCTTAAAGAGATGCAGGATGTTCAAGGCGCCCTGCAGTGTTACACCCGTGCCATTCAGATCAATCCTGCATTTGCAGATGCTCACAGTAACTTGGCTTCCATTCACAAG GATTCTGGAAACATACCAGAAGCGATTGCATCTTACCGCACCGCCTTGAAGCTCAAACCTGACTTCCCCGATGCTTACTGTAACCTGGCTCACTGTCTACAG ATTGTGTGTGACTGGACTGACTATGACGAGCGTATGAAGAAGCTTGTGACCATTGTGGCCGATCAGCTGGAGAAGAACCGCCTGCCGTCTGTGCACCCGCATCACAGCATGCTGTACCCCCTCTCTCACGGTTTCCGCAAGGCGATTGCAGAGAGACACGGCAACCTCTGTCTGGATAAG ATCAATGCTCTACATAAACCTCCCTATGAGTATCCTAAAGACCTGAAGGCCAGCGCGGGTCGTATCCGGGTGGGCTACGTTAGTTCAGATTTTGGAAACCATCCCACTTCACACCTGATGCAGTCCATCCCTGGCATGCACAACTCTGAGAAGTTCGAG GTCTTCTGTTACGCTCTCAGCCCTGATGACAGCACGAACTTCAGAGTCAAAGTTATGGCGGAGACTCATCACTTCATTGACCTCTCACAG ATTCCCTGTAATGGAAAAGCAGCTGACAGGATACACCAAGATGGAGTCCACATTCTGGTCAACATGAATGGTTATACTAAGGGAGCACGCAATGAACTGTTTGCACTGCGCCCAGCACCAATACAG GCTATGTGGCTCGGCTACCCTGGGACCAGCGGAGCTCCGTTTATGGACTACATCATCAGCGATAAGGAGACGTCTCCTATTGAGGTCGCTGAGCAGTACTCTGAGAAACTGGCCTACATGCCTAACACTTTCTTCATTGGAGATCACGCTAACATGTTCCCTCATCTCAAG AAAAAGGCAGTTATTGACTTCAAGTCAAATGGACACATTTTTGACAATCGTATTGTGCTGAATGGCATTGATCTGAAAGCCTTCCTGGAAAGTCTGCCAGATGTCAAAGTTGTGAAG ATGGAGTGTGACGGCCAGGAGGTGCCTGATAGTAATGGTGCCCTCTCCATGCCTGTCATCCCTATGAACACAGCTGCTGAGGCCATCATTAACATGATCAACCAAGGCCAGATCCAAGTGACCATCAATGGGTTTACTGTCAGCAATGGCCTAGCCACAACTCAG ATTAACAACAAGGCAGCAACCGGAGAGGAGGTTCCCAGAACAATCGTGGTGACTACCCGCTCACAGTACGGCCTTCCTGAAGATTCCATTGTCTATTGCAACTTTAACCAGCTCTATAAGATTGACCCTCCCACACTGCAGATGTGGGCCAAT ATCCTGAAGCGTGTGCCCAACAGTGTGCTGTGGCTCCTGCGTTTCCCAGCGGTTGGTGAGCCCAACATCCAGCAGTACGCTCAGAATCTTGGTCTGCCTGCCTCTCGTATCATCTTCTCTCCTGTGGCACCCAAAGAGGAGCATGTGAGGCGTGGACAGTTAGCAGATGTGTGTCTGGACACCCCACTCTGTAACGGACACACAACAGGCATGGATGTGCTGTGGGCCGGTACCCCAATGGTCACCATGCCAG GAGAGACACTGGCGTCTCGTGTAGCGGCCTCTCAGCTGACCTGTCTTGGCTGCCCTGAACTCATCGCTCCGAGTCGTCAGGAGTATGAAGAGGTTGCTGTCAAGCTCGGCACAGATATGGAATA CCTGAAGAAAATCCGCTCTCGTGTGTGGAAGCAACGGATCTGCAGTCCACTCTTCAACACCAAACAGTACACCATTGAACTGGAGAGGCTGTACCTGCAGATGTGGGAGCACCATGCAGCCGGAGGCAAACCTGACCATCTAGTCAAAGTGCATTCTCTGGAGACCAGTGAGAGCACCTAA